The proteins below come from a single Natranaerofaba carboxydovora genomic window:
- the tilS gene encoding tRNA lysidine(34) synthetase TilS: MKDEFLDQVKYVIEDLNLIPEKSKVIVAVSGGPDSVALLCVLNQLKKELNFSLHVAHLNHGFREETAKEDADFVKGLSNRLDVPCTIKKWNVKHYVKKKKVSPQQGARTLRYRFLARVAEKEGANLLAFGHNKNDQVETFFMRLLRGSSLEGLSGIPIKRKLEEEEVYNLNKNIHIIRPLLYVEREKIEKYLQNLNQSFKIDPTNEESLYLRNKLRIEILPQLEKINPNLKSLIFKTAEGLSVDSDYLMIQSNELYHKARLDSRKGLVRLNTAFLKDEHTALVSRVLKKAAKIASGKEIEKKHINYIQGVIYKKENQIILPGKIKVYLKKNVLTFVTLKNKLEQDYYEKKLNVPGITCFEPLDCCIKAEIKDKDRAITEEFIEKPQEAFLDYDKIDKGNIIVRTRLKGDEFYPLGMNHAKKLKDFFIDIKVSKEERDITPIVASKGEIVWVCPFRISERFRVTPETKRILHLKLVNKTGEEVYK; this comes from the coding sequence ATGAAAGATGAGTTTTTGGACCAAGTTAAGTATGTGATTGAAGATTTAAACTTAATACCTGAAAAATCAAAAGTTATAGTGGCGGTTTCAGGAGGGCCGGACTCGGTTGCCCTCCTTTGTGTGTTAAATCAGTTAAAAAAAGAATTAAATTTTAGCCTTCATGTGGCTCACTTAAACCATGGCTTTAGAGAAGAAACTGCTAAGGAAGATGCAGACTTTGTGAAAGGCTTATCCAACAGATTAGATGTTCCATGTACAATAAAAAAGTGGAATGTAAAACATTATGTCAAAAAGAAAAAAGTGTCACCTCAGCAGGGTGCAAGGACGCTTAGATATAGGTTCTTGGCCAGGGTAGCAGAGAAAGAAGGGGCTAACTTATTGGCATTTGGACATAATAAAAATGACCAGGTTGAAACGTTTTTCATGCGATTATTAAGGGGAAGCAGTCTTGAAGGACTAAGTGGTATTCCTATAAAAAGAAAATTAGAAGAGGAAGAGGTTTATAATCTTAATAAGAACATACACATTATTAGGCCCCTTTTGTATGTGGAACGGGAAAAAATTGAGAAGTACTTGCAAAACTTAAATCAATCGTTTAAGATTGATCCAACAAATGAAGAATCTTTATATTTGAGAAATAAACTTAGAATAGAGATACTGCCTCAGCTAGAAAAAATTAATCCTAATTTAAAAAGCCTGATCTTTAAGACAGCAGAGGGCTTATCAGTTGATAGTGATTATTTAATGATTCAATCAAATGAACTATACCATAAAGCTAGGCTTGACTCTAGAAAAGGTCTTGTTAGATTAAATACGGCTTTTTTAAAAGATGAACACACGGCTTTGGTCAGTAGAGTTTTGAAAAAGGCTGCAAAAATTGCCTCGGGTAAAGAAATAGAAAAAAAACATATTAATTATATTCAAGGAGTAATTTATAAAAAAGAAAATCAAATTATTTTACCTGGGAAGATTAAAGTATATCTAAAGAAAAATGTATTAACTTTTGTTACATTAAAGAATAAACTTGAGCAAGATTATTATGAAAAAAAATTAAATGTTCCTGGAATTACTTGCTTTGAGCCTTTAGATTGCTGTATAAAAGCTGAAATTAAAGATAAGGACAGAGCCATCACAGAAGAATTTATTGAAAAACCTCAGGAGGCTTTTTTGGATTATGATAAAATAGATAAGGGAAATATTATCGTTAGAACTCGCTTGAAAGGTGATGAATTTTATCCGTTAGGAATGAACCACGCCAAAAAATTAAAAGATTTTTTTATAGATATCAAGGTCTCAAAAGAAGAGCGAGATATTACTCCTATTGTTGCCTCAAAAGGCGAAATTGTATGGGTTTGTCCTTTTAGGATAAGTGAAAGGTTCAGAGTAACTCCAGAAACTAAAAGAATATTGCACCTAAAATTAGTTAACAAAACCGGGGAGGAGGTCTATAAATAA